The Nitrospira sp. genome contains a region encoding:
- a CDS encoding HEAT repeat domain-containing protein, translated as MTEQDASDRIEQLIRALHDDNEALRDHAVASLGQSGPEALPRLIDLMADEDAVIREAAASAVVRMGPSVVEPMIDALQDDSWAIREQAASALGKLRDRRAVDPLVRAIKDRDGAVRTAAVWALERIGDSQAVPGLIEALMDNTLREDAARVLKKIGDVRAVEALIDGLLGSNWMVRRHAAEALGKIGDQRGIPPLITSLQDEDWLVRRNAAESLARLGAKEAVQPLVALLEDENTMVQETAEAVLASLGWKPAPQ; from the coding sequence ATGACTGAACAAGATGCATCCGATCGAATCGAGCAGCTGATACGGGCCCTCCATGACGACAACGAAGCCTTGCGCGACCACGCCGTCGCAAGCCTCGGTCAGAGCGGTCCGGAAGCGCTTCCCCGGTTGATCGATCTGATGGCCGATGAAGATGCGGTGATCCGGGAAGCCGCTGCCAGCGCGGTCGTTCGGATGGGCCCATCGGTCGTGGAGCCGATGATCGACGCGTTACAGGACGACTCATGGGCGATCAGGGAACAGGCGGCATCGGCTCTCGGCAAGTTGCGGGACCGGCGCGCCGTGGATCCGCTGGTCAGAGCGATCAAGGACCGGGACGGCGCGGTGCGCACGGCGGCTGTCTGGGCATTGGAGCGCATCGGCGATTCACAGGCGGTGCCCGGACTAATCGAAGCGCTCATGGACAACACCCTGCGGGAAGATGCGGCGCGGGTGCTGAAAAAGATCGGCGATGTGCGGGCGGTCGAGGCGCTGATCGATGGGCTCCTGGGTTCCAATTGGATGGTGCGGCGTCATGCCGCCGAGGCGTTGGGGAAAATCGGGGATCAACGAGGAATTCCTCCGTTGATCACGTCGTTGCAGGATGAGGATTGGCTGGTCCGTCGAAATGCCGCGGAATCGCTCGCTCGACTGGGCGCGAAGGAAGCCGTTCAGCCCTTGGTGGCGCTGCTCGAGGACGAAAATACGATGGTGCAGGAAACGGCCGAGGCCGTGCTGGCCAGTCTCGGCTGGAAACCTGCCCCACAATAA
- a CDS encoding HEAT repeat domain-containing protein, giving the protein MADEAPKLIQIVPKGGDKKDGFNLVTERVVAVNPESRQLEVELLAYDGKTVLLDVAEEALEDLKKLKAGDGATIRVVEEGGKRVAKSFRIRPKDPNAAKADAMLLDLRDSHWLNRKYAAEVLGELKDIRAVDPLVAALSDEVGDVRQRAYDSLIKLGGPSVPSLIPLLVSEEDEMRQSATEILRKIGKPAVEPLATALTEADDRLKTRIMKVLDRMGYKPKAKDQAKTELPRLT; this is encoded by the coding sequence ATGGCGGATGAAGCTCCAAAGCTGATTCAGATCGTTCCCAAAGGCGGAGACAAGAAGGACGGGTTCAACTTGGTGACGGAACGGGTCGTGGCGGTCAATCCGGAAAGTCGACAGCTCGAGGTCGAGCTCTTGGCCTACGACGGCAAAACCGTCCTTCTGGACGTGGCCGAGGAAGCCCTTGAAGACCTCAAGAAACTCAAAGCCGGTGATGGCGCGACCATCCGTGTCGTAGAGGAAGGCGGGAAGCGCGTCGCGAAAAGCTTCAGGATCCGTCCCAAAGATCCTAATGCCGCCAAGGCCGATGCCATGTTGCTCGACCTGAGGGATTCACACTGGCTGAACCGGAAGTATGCGGCGGAGGTATTGGGCGAGCTAAAAGATATTCGCGCCGTCGATCCGTTGGTTGCGGCATTGAGCGACGAGGTCGGGGACGTACGGCAACGAGCCTATGATTCGCTGATTAAGCTCGGTGGCCCGTCTGTACCATCGCTCATTCCATTACTGGTGTCCGAAGAAGACGAGATGCGCCAATCAGCCACCGAGATTCTTCGGAAGATCGGCAAGCCGGCCGTAGAACCGCTGGCGACTGCGTTAACCGAAGCCGATGACCGATTGAAGACACGAATCATGAAGGTTCTCGATCGGATGGGATATAAGCCAAAAGCCAAGGACCAGGCTAAGACCGAGTTGCCGCGGCTGACCTAA
- the otsB gene encoding trehalose-phosphatase — protein sequence MMDYLLTENGRTDLEALMKVRSLYAFDFDGTLAKIVRDHHSAQLGRPIRFWLGELAKRAPTAIISGRSVEDLRSRVGTAVPYLIGNHGSEGPHTAQEVIQQVREICHGWLQFINERYHAELTRCGASVENKSYSLSLHYRNADRRDEAKTLIFRILDELSPRPRIVLGKSVVNVMPLGASHKGEAVLECIRQFNCTAALYVGDDETDEDVFALGDPRILTVRIGKKNASSARFFLKRQTEITEVLRRLVEVADRSIHT from the coding sequence ATGATGGACTATCTATTGACCGAGAACGGCAGAACCGACCTTGAGGCGCTCATGAAGGTCCGTTCTCTTTATGCGTTTGATTTTGACGGGACTTTGGCGAAGATCGTCCGAGATCACCATTCAGCCCAATTGGGACGTCCGATCCGCTTCTGGCTGGGAGAACTCGCCAAGCGTGCTCCCACCGCCATTATCTCGGGGCGTTCGGTGGAAGATCTGCGATCACGTGTCGGCACCGCCGTCCCCTACTTGATCGGCAATCATGGGTCCGAAGGACCGCATACGGCCCAGGAGGTCATCCAGCAAGTCCGAGAGATCTGTCATGGATGGCTGCAATTCATCAACGAACGATACCATGCCGAGCTGACTCGATGCGGGGCATCCGTCGAGAACAAGTCCTACTCGCTCTCGCTTCATTATCGAAATGCAGATCGGAGAGATGAAGCGAAGACACTCATCTTCCGCATCCTGGACGAATTGTCTCCCCGCCCCCGGATCGTCCTCGGAAAATCAGTCGTCAACGTCATGCCATTGGGGGCGTCGCACAAAGGCGAGGCAGTATTGGAATGCATACGTCAGTTCAACTGTACGGCCGCTCTCTATGTAGGGGACGACGAAACCGATGAAGATGTCTTTGCCTTGGGGGATCCCCGCATTCTCACCGTGAGAATCGGCAAGAAGAACGCCTCGTCTGCTCGATTTTTTCTGAAACGGCAGACGGAAATCACGGAGGTGCTACGGCGACTGGTAGAAGTGGCTGATCGAAGTATTCATACCTGA
- a CDS encoding trehalose-6-phosphate synthase yields MRLLRLSLRFVLPLGIVLGVIAFGVIPLVDSLELKWFVRDLDMRSKLMVNTMEGPLADLLVSNSKGKILAYFTRIIQDERLYALGFCDLDNRLLYETQAYPHDITCQDTLSLAPSSSTVRSFGSGPLYITSASIESNGRPLGRLLLLHDMSFIQQRSSDTKWYVFYLFAGLAAVVSLVTVLVAHFSLKGWVAGVRAMLKGERLLTPLKHEEHAPELQPLAKDLRSLVLALETDRRMRDESQISWTPTSLKKILHEQLAGDQVLIVSNRQPYAHYWQDQNIVVQVPASGLVSALEPVMRACSGTWVAHGNGSADREVVDERSHVGVPPSHPTYEIRRVWLTAEEEAGYYYGFANEGLWPLCHIAHVRPTFRSSDWKHYVAVNERFAQAVYEEATTDNPVVLVQDYHFALLPKLIRDKLPTATIIMFWHIPWPNAESFGICPWREEILEGLLGSSILGFHTRVHCNNFIDCIDRQLEARIDRNSSTVSYGGKMTAVNPYPISIEWPLQWLGQQRPVPECRIKLREAYGMPLERLIGLGVERLDYTKGILERFMAVERLLELQPEWIGKFTFVQIAAPSRSMIEQYHHFTGQVSALAEQINKRFGRDGYEPICLRIQHHEPAQVHECYRGADVCVVSSLHDGMNLVAKEFVGARDDEQGVLILSQFAGAARELTEALVINPYDIDQFAAALHLALTMPKVEQRARMQSMRGLIQEFNVYRWAGRMLMDAARMRQKERVMKQVGRPSLLN; encoded by the coding sequence ATGAGACTCTTGAGGCTCTCGCTCCGGTTTGTTCTCCCGTTGGGGATCGTGTTGGGGGTGATTGCCTTTGGAGTGATCCCGCTTGTCGACTCGCTGGAATTGAAATGGTTTGTCCGCGACCTCGACATGCGGTCCAAACTCATGGTCAATACCATGGAGGGACCGCTCGCGGATCTCCTGGTCTCCAACTCAAAGGGCAAGATCCTCGCATATTTTACTCGAATTATTCAGGATGAACGATTGTACGCGCTGGGATTTTGTGATCTCGACAACCGCCTGCTCTATGAGACTCAGGCGTACCCGCATGATATAACCTGTCAGGACACGCTGAGCCTTGCTCCCAGCTCCTCTACGGTGCGGTCGTTCGGCAGCGGACCTCTCTATATTACTTCAGCCTCCATCGAATCAAACGGTCGCCCGCTCGGACGACTCCTGCTCCTTCACGACATGAGTTTCATCCAGCAGCGCAGCAGCGATACGAAGTGGTATGTGTTCTATCTGTTTGCGGGCCTCGCAGCGGTCGTCTCGCTGGTCACCGTCTTGGTCGCACACTTCAGTTTGAAAGGGTGGGTTGCCGGGGTGCGAGCCATGCTGAAGGGAGAACGACTTCTGACCCCTCTGAAGCATGAAGAGCACGCGCCGGAACTCCAGCCCTTGGCGAAGGACTTGCGCTCGTTGGTGCTGGCGCTCGAGACTGATCGCCGCATGCGCGATGAGAGTCAGATTTCATGGACCCCGACAAGCCTTAAGAAAATTCTTCATGAACAGCTGGCCGGCGACCAGGTGTTGATCGTTTCCAATCGGCAGCCGTATGCCCACTATTGGCAAGATCAAAACATCGTGGTGCAAGTGCCGGCAAGTGGGCTCGTGTCGGCCTTGGAGCCGGTCATGCGGGCCTGTTCAGGAACCTGGGTCGCGCATGGAAACGGATCGGCGGACCGGGAAGTCGTGGACGAACGGAGTCATGTCGGCGTGCCTCCGTCGCATCCCACTTATGAGATTCGTCGCGTCTGGCTGACCGCGGAGGAAGAGGCCGGGTACTACTATGGGTTTGCCAATGAGGGGCTGTGGCCGCTCTGCCACATCGCCCATGTCCGTCCCACGTTCCGCTCATCGGATTGGAAACATTACGTGGCCGTCAACGAACGGTTTGCCCAGGCCGTCTATGAGGAGGCCACGACCGACAATCCGGTCGTGCTCGTGCAGGATTATCATTTTGCGCTGCTTCCGAAGTTGATTCGAGATAAATTACCGACTGCGACGATCATCATGTTCTGGCACATTCCATGGCCGAACGCGGAAAGCTTCGGGATCTGTCCCTGGCGCGAAGAAATTCTGGAAGGGTTGCTCGGAAGCAGCATTCTGGGATTCCACACCAGAGTGCATTGCAACAATTTCATCGATTGTATCGACCGGCAGCTTGAAGCGCGGATTGATCGAAACAGCTCGACGGTGTCCTATGGAGGCAAGATGACGGCGGTCAACCCCTATCCGATTTCCATTGAGTGGCCCCTGCAATGGCTCGGCCAGCAGCGGCCGGTGCCGGAATGCCGAATCAAGCTCCGGGAAGCCTATGGGATGCCGTTGGAACGTCTCATCGGCCTAGGAGTTGAGCGCCTTGACTACACCAAGGGAATCTTGGAGCGATTCATGGCCGTGGAACGGTTGTTGGAACTTCAGCCGGAATGGATCGGGAAATTTACGTTTGTTCAGATCGCCGCCCCCAGCCGTTCAATGATAGAGCAGTACCACCATTTTACCGGCCAGGTTTCCGCACTAGCGGAGCAGATCAACAAGCGGTTTGGGCGGGACGGCTATGAACCGATCTGCCTCCGGATTCAACATCATGAGCCGGCACAGGTCCATGAGTGTTACCGTGGCGCGGACGTGTGCGTAGTGAGCAGTCTCCATGACGGCATGAATTTAGTCGCCAAAGAGTTTGTCGGCGCTCGTGACGACGAGCAAGGGGTTCTGATCCTGAGCCAGTTTGCGGGAGCCGCCCGAGAGTTGACGGAGGCGCTCGTGATCAATCCGTACGACATCGATCAGTTTGCCGCGGCGCTCCACCTTGCCCTCACCATGCCGAAGGTGGAACAGCGGGCCAGGATGCAGAGCATGCGCGGCCTGATCCAGGAGTTCAATGTCTATCGGTGGGCCGGTCGAATGCTCATGGATGCCGCTCGGATGCGACAAAAGGAGCGAGTGATGAAACAAGTTGGACGGCCGAGTTTGTTGAATTGA
- a CDS encoding HEAT repeat domain-containing protein has translation METQPNLAVLLLNAMSKETIETLVSELIHEEDWRRMRATAACVAGGPRSVQALIEALRSGPTELKKEAAAMLARIKDPHAGVALVELLEHDEEVVRKAGAAALEQMAGVLDMDTARALVSLLPKTPEGEARQVLTHLIGAIPTSVLPLCEMLNHPDQDAQLAAALMLDQLLDPRSIDAFIDAMGRPVVRDIAVGTLKKLGAIRERIDETFSALREVEGASEREEARMATVIDLLGIGRPSVEILIEYLEDEDWLVREAAADLLGKIGDVRAVEPLMKRLGLDKDTGVKELAIKALGLIGDARPTQLYLDAIPIRPLRVYAMEALAKIKEVEVLRPHKELFDRLRTDRDGLVAYNAGLIADKLEALTAMESPAHEEDTKHD, from the coding sequence ATGGAGACCCAACCGAATCTAGCCGTTCTTCTCCTGAATGCCATGTCGAAGGAAACGATTGAAACGCTGGTCTCCGAACTGATCCATGAAGAAGATTGGCGCCGTATGCGAGCAACGGCGGCCTGTGTGGCCGGTGGTCCTCGGTCGGTCCAGGCGCTCATCGAGGCCTTACGGTCCGGACCCACGGAACTGAAAAAGGAAGCGGCGGCGATGCTGGCCCGAATCAAGGACCCACATGCCGGAGTGGCCTTGGTCGAACTTCTCGAACATGACGAGGAGGTCGTCCGAAAAGCCGGCGCGGCGGCCCTTGAACAGATGGCGGGCGTACTCGATATGGACACCGCCCGCGCGTTGGTTTCTTTATTGCCCAAAACTCCGGAAGGCGAGGCACGCCAGGTGCTGACTCACTTGATTGGAGCGATTCCGACCTCAGTCCTTCCATTATGCGAGATGCTCAATCATCCGGACCAGGACGCGCAACTCGCGGCCGCATTGATGCTGGATCAATTATTGGACCCTCGTTCCATCGATGCATTCATCGATGCGATGGGGCGGCCGGTCGTCCGGGACATCGCCGTCGGCACCTTGAAGAAATTGGGCGCGATCCGGGAGCGGATCGACGAGACATTCAGTGCGTTGCGGGAGGTCGAGGGAGCCAGCGAGCGCGAAGAGGCCCGAATGGCGACCGTCATCGACTTACTCGGGATCGGGCGGCCGAGCGTGGAAATCTTGATCGAGTATCTCGAAGACGAAGACTGGCTGGTGCGCGAGGCGGCGGCTGACTTACTGGGAAAAATCGGGGACGTGCGCGCCGTCGAACCGTTGATGAAGCGGCTGGGACTTGACAAGGATACCGGCGTCAAAGAGCTGGCGATCAAGGCCCTGGGACTGATCGGTGATGCGCGCCCGACGCAGCTCTATCTTGACGCCATTCCGATCCGTCCGCTGCGTGTGTATGCCATGGAGGCCTTGGCCAAGATCAAAGAGGTGGAAGTCTTGCGCCCGCACAAGGAACTTTTTGATCGGCTCAGGACGGATCGTGACGGTCTGGTGGCCTACAATGCCGGCCTGATCGCCGACAAGCTGGAAGCTCTTACGGCCATGGAAAGCCCGGCTCACGAAGAGGACACCAAGCATGACTGA
- a CDS encoding UDP-glucose/GDP-mannose dehydrogenase family protein produces MHISVIGSGYVGLVTGACFAEFGVHVTCMDSDSRRIEKLEKGEIPFFEPGLAELVAKGVKEGRLSFTTDVAQAVDKALVIFIAVGTPPSADGSADLSFVKEVGRGIARHMNSYKVIVTKSTVPVGTGETIREVVKKTQKDAIRFDMVSNPEFLREGSAIEDFMRPNRVVIGADSDQAIAIMKDLYRPLYLIETPIVVTDVPTAELIKYASNAFLATKISFINEVANLCEKVGANVQMVAKGMGLDHRIGSKFLHAGPGFGGSCFPKDLAALIQTGERNGYPMQIASAASRVNDIQRERMIEKIRDAVGGLKGKTLAMLGLSFKPNTNDLREAPALAIGRELVAEGATIRAYDPEALTEACQMMPELQPCRDTYHAAEGADALVIMTEWNVFRNLDFEKLKSVMRVPIVLDLRNVYDPERVTAAGFKHVSVGRAAQNP; encoded by the coding sequence ATGCACATCAGTGTGATTGGGAGCGGCTACGTCGGACTCGTGACGGGAGCATGTTTCGCCGAGTTCGGCGTGCATGTCACCTGTATGGACAGCGATAGTCGAAGAATTGAGAAGCTCGAAAAAGGCGAAATTCCGTTCTTTGAACCTGGGCTCGCGGAACTGGTCGCCAAAGGAGTTAAAGAGGGCAGACTGAGTTTTACCACTGATGTCGCTCAGGCCGTCGACAAGGCGCTCGTGATCTTTATTGCCGTGGGAACCCCCCCGAGCGCGGATGGCAGTGCCGACTTATCGTTCGTCAAAGAAGTGGGAAGAGGCATTGCCCGCCATATGAACAGCTACAAGGTCATCGTGACCAAATCGACTGTGCCGGTAGGGACTGGGGAAACCATTCGAGAGGTGGTCAAAAAGACGCAGAAAGATGCCATCCGATTCGATATGGTCTCGAACCCGGAATTTCTCCGGGAAGGGTCGGCGATCGAAGACTTCATGCGTCCAAATCGCGTGGTGATCGGCGCGGACAGCGATCAAGCGATCGCCATCATGAAGGATCTCTATCGTCCCCTCTACCTGATCGAAACACCGATCGTCGTGACCGATGTTCCGACCGCCGAACTCATCAAGTATGCGTCCAATGCCTTCCTGGCGACCAAGATTTCGTTTATCAATGAGGTCGCCAATCTGTGTGAGAAGGTCGGAGCCAATGTTCAGATGGTGGCGAAAGGCATGGGGCTGGACCATCGAATCGGGTCAAAGTTCCTTCATGCAGGTCCCGGCTTCGGGGGATCCTGCTTTCCCAAAGACCTAGCCGCGCTCATTCAGACCGGAGAACGCAACGGTTACCCAATGCAGATTGCTTCCGCGGCGTCGCGCGTGAACGACATTCAGCGTGAGCGGATGATCGAAAAGATACGGGACGCGGTGGGAGGATTGAAGGGGAAGACGCTGGCAATGCTCGGCCTCTCCTTTAAACCGAACACCAACGACCTTCGAGAAGCCCCGGCCTTGGCGATCGGTCGGGAACTTGTCGCAGAGGGCGCAACCATTCGCGCATATGACCCGGAGGCTCTGACAGAAGCCTGCCAAATGATGCCCGAACTTCAGCCTTGCCGAGACACCTACCATGCGGCTGAAGGAGCTGATGCCTTGGTGATCATGACCGAGTGGAATGTGTTTCGAAACCTCGACTTTGAAAAGTTGAAGTCAGTCATGCGCGTTCCCATCGTGCTCGACCTTCGGAACGTCTACGATCCCGAACGTGTCACAGCCGCCGGGTTCAAGCATGTATCGGTGGGGCGTGCGGCACAAAATCCCTGA
- a CDS encoding fused MFS/spermidine synthase: MTPPAPHIPRWFLLFTALITGAVVMALEILGSRLLAPVFGSSLYVWGALIGVILAAMSSGYAFGGWVSDRYTGGHVLAGLLIFSGGWTFLVAWANQPILFEIEKLVQDPRWGPCLAATVLLAPPAFGLSGVLPAMLRLAVADMDHLGRQTGRMIALSTVGSLAGTWGTAFFLLSWLGSQSLVAWLGGIQVGLGVWWLVKATSTGRFVLLGVLGCCALLGTIALQPLQRLKVPIHQEESPYQQVRIREDDLFRYLVLDRTFHATMWKVEPVSLFLPYSQMMVSSLALVSEPKRGLIIGHGGGSLAKWLARYRPELELDIVEFDPVVVRMAEEYFEYHPPANHHVFVKDGRTFLNATEHTYDVMWIDAFARDMIPFHLTTAEFYALVRARLNPEGIVAVNLASSGKEGDLARAAAVVQTMKQAFPALETFAVEGPWKTGMTPAKNLIFFGGRYIERESADHLMTQITEMATNQRVPLEAISLLSTRRTEPWPPGVVLSDDYAPYDLLLGRDRSQLRE, encoded by the coding sequence ATGACTCCTCCCGCACCACACATTCCCCGCTGGTTTTTGCTCTTTACCGCCCTGATCACAGGGGCGGTGGTGATGGCCTTGGAAATTTTGGGCAGTCGGCTGTTGGCGCCTGTCTTCGGCAGCTCGCTCTATGTTTGGGGCGCCTTGATAGGTGTGATCCTGGCGGCTATGAGCAGCGGGTACGCGTTCGGCGGTTGGGTCTCCGACCGATATACCGGCGGGCACGTATTGGCCGGCCTGCTGATTTTTTCCGGAGGTTGGACGTTTCTCGTCGCCTGGGCAAACCAACCGATTCTGTTCGAAATCGAGAAGCTGGTGCAGGACCCTCGCTGGGGGCCCTGTCTCGCAGCGACCGTCCTTCTCGCGCCCCCCGCGTTCGGACTCAGTGGTGTCCTACCGGCCATGTTACGTTTGGCCGTGGCGGACATGGATCATCTCGGACGGCAGACCGGCCGCATGATCGCGCTGTCGACCGTGGGCAGCTTGGCAGGAACCTGGGGGACCGCGTTCTTCCTCTTATCCTGGCTTGGGAGTCAATCCCTCGTCGCATGGTTGGGCGGCATTCAGGTGGGGCTTGGGGTCTGGTGGCTCGTGAAAGCAACCTCGACCGGCCGGTTCGTCCTACTAGGCGTGCTCGGTTGCTGTGCCCTCCTGGGGACCATAGCCCTCCAGCCGCTCCAACGACTGAAGGTCCCCATCCATCAAGAGGAAAGTCCTTATCAGCAGGTTCGAATCCGAGAAGACGATCTTTTCCGCTATCTGGTGTTGGATCGAACGTTCCATGCCACCATGTGGAAAGTCGAGCCTGTTTCTCTCTTTCTCCCCTACAGCCAAATGATGGTGTCTTCCCTGGCGCTCGTCTCCGAACCGAAACGAGGCCTCATCATCGGTCATGGCGGCGGATCATTGGCGAAGTGGTTGGCGCGGTATCGGCCTGAGTTGGAGCTGGACATTGTCGAATTCGACCCGGTCGTCGTCCGCATGGCGGAAGAGTATTTTGAGTATCACCCACCGGCCAATCACCATGTCTTTGTGAAGGATGGTCGAACCTTTCTCAATGCCACGGAACATACCTACGATGTCATGTGGATCGACGCGTTTGCGCGGGACATGATCCCGTTTCATCTCACCACGGCGGAGTTTTATGCTTTGGTACGGGCGCGTCTGAACCCTGAGGGGATCGTCGCGGTCAATTTGGCGTCGTCCGGAAAAGAAGGAGATCTTGCCCGGGCGGCGGCAGTGGTGCAGACCATGAAACAGGCCTTTCCGGCCCTCGAGACCTTCGCGGTCGAAGGCCCATGGAAAACCGGAATGACCCCGGCGAAGAACCTCATTTTCTTTGGAGGCCGGTACATCGAACGCGAATCAGCTGACCATCTCATGACACAAATCACCGAGATGGCGACGAACCAGCGCGTCCCGCTTGAAGCCATCTCGCTGCTGAGCACCCGCCGGACCGAACCCTGGCCCCCCGGCGTCGTCCTCAGCGACGACTATGCCCCTTACGACCTTCTGCTTGGACGAGATCGATCTCAATTGAGGGAATGA